A single window of Bradyrhizobium sp. SZCCHNS1050 DNA harbors:
- a CDS encoding glycosyltransferase has product MTPSRRYLLISPCRDEAQYLRRTLDSVAAQSVPPALWIVVDDGSTDDTPAILDEYAQRLPYLRVIRRADRGGRKVGPGVIEAFYAGLESVRLEDFDYLCKLDMDLDLPARYFELLMERMESDPRVGTTSGKPWFVHPQTGALEPEVCGDEMSVGMTKFYRVACFQEIGGFVRQVMWDGIDCHRCRMLGWIAESIDTEALRFIHLRPQGASHKGIWTGRLRKGFGQYFMGTSPLYQLAVAVYHLPAYPALIGSTAMLWGYFRSWLTGLPRYDDLEFRRFLRAYQHACLRLGKRAATARINAERAQLWRASHAAADTR; this is encoded by the coding sequence GTGACGCCATCGCGCCGCTACCTGCTCATCTCGCCCTGCCGGGACGAGGCCCAATATCTCCGCCGGACTCTCGACAGCGTCGCTGCGCAATCGGTGCCGCCGGCGCTGTGGATCGTGGTGGATGACGGATCGACCGATGACACCCCGGCCATTCTCGACGAGTACGCCCAGCGCCTGCCCTATCTGCGCGTGATCCGCCGCGCCGACCGCGGCGGACGCAAGGTCGGACCCGGCGTGATCGAGGCATTCTATGCCGGCCTGGAGAGCGTGCGGCTGGAGGATTTCGACTATCTCTGCAAGCTCGACATGGACCTCGATCTGCCCGCGCGCTACTTCGAGCTGCTGATGGAGCGGATGGAGAGCGATCCGCGGGTCGGGACCACCTCGGGCAAGCCGTGGTTCGTCCACCCGCAGACCGGCGCCTTGGAGCCGGAGGTCTGCGGCGACGAGATGTCGGTCGGGATGACCAAGTTCTACCGCGTCGCCTGCTTCCAGGAGATCGGCGGCTTCGTGCGCCAGGTCATGTGGGACGGCATCGACTGCCACCGCTGCCGCATGCTCGGCTGGATCGCCGAGAGCATCGACACCGAAGCGCTGCGCTTCATCCATTTGCGGCCGCAGGGCGCCAGTCACAAGGGCATCTGGACCGGACGGCTGCGCAAGGGTTTCGGCCAGTACTTCATGGGAACGTCGCCGCTGTATCAGCTCGCGGTGGCGGTCTATCACCTGCCGGCCTATCCCGCCCTGATCGGCAGCACCGCGATGCTGTGGGGCTATTTCCGGAGCTGGCTGACGGGCCTGCCGCGCTACGACGATCTCGAATTCCGCCGCTTCCTCCGCGCCTATCAGCATGCCTGCCTGCGCCTGGGCAAGCGCGCCGCCACGGCCCGGATCAACGCGGAGCGGGCCCAACTCTGGCGCGCCAGCCACGCCGCGGCCGACACGCGATGA
- a CDS encoding glycosyl hydrolase family 28-related protein, with protein MDDIGLVIPGCTQASSRPVARVTRRIDAACIRALFTAALALLFLRGVAAAAEPTASTGPSLAGNLLPVERLAAWNPGLMSAGGIPNRTIIYRTLSPSGRDDSSAIQAALTAAPAGQVVMLGPGTFIVNEPLLISRPVTLRGAGAGATRLVKTNGARARTPVVIAGTKGILTPVDPSSYSYDAKPVIIVGPSRWNNGPDSSASQDLLADGDQGTSTVALASAAALKPGDFVLLDEVSGASWQATPAGFPAGAKVWQGDRVAWNMHYPVQPGDDNAGANAGGPYDQAPGVLPKSMSWFARTDRATAEIKEIASVTGSTVTFTSPLTISYRRDHQAQLTPYSTDPNSGRHAANNRDIHVAKVGVEDLSIVGGADGALRFEAAAYSWARSVEVTQWLGEGVAIDNSFRVELRDSYIHAGSWPQPGGAGYAISLATGSSEVLIENNILVDVCKNMVFRSSGAGSVVGYNYADDSFDFDNPGWVEVGINASHMAGAHHVLFEGNLSHNADSDYTHGNAIYLTFFRNHLTGQRQRFVDRSGVRAVGLAYGSWWDSFAGNVLGRPGRMSGWSYDDPSMRAGTAVWGQGGVGNVWVLGYDPERWTMAPDPKTLATVIRGGNFDYLTGKVVWTDALAAQPLPASLYLRAKPGFFGSHPWPWVDPTGDTKLHTLPAKARFDAGAPFAAAPGSTQ; from the coding sequence ATGGATGACATCGGCCTCGTGATCCCCGGCTGCACCCAGGCTTCGTCCCGGCCGGTCGCGCGCGTGACGCGCCGGATCGACGCCGCCTGCATCCGTGCGCTGTTCACGGCAGCGCTTGCCCTGCTGTTCCTTCGCGGCGTTGCCGCGGCCGCCGAGCCGACCGCGTCCACCGGGCCGTCACTGGCCGGCAATCTGCTGCCGGTGGAGCGTCTCGCCGCCTGGAATCCCGGGCTGATGTCAGCCGGCGGTATTCCGAACCGGACCATCATTTACCGCACGCTGTCTCCGAGTGGGAGAGACGACAGCAGCGCGATTCAGGCTGCCTTGACCGCTGCACCCGCCGGCCAGGTGGTGATGCTCGGCCCCGGGACGTTCATCGTCAACGAGCCGCTCCTGATCAGCCGGCCAGTGACGCTGCGCGGCGCCGGCGCAGGCGCGACCAGGCTGGTGAAAACCAACGGTGCGCGGGCACGAACGCCGGTCGTGATTGCCGGCACCAAGGGAATCCTGACGCCGGTCGACCCGAGCTCGTACAGCTACGACGCCAAGCCTGTCATCATCGTCGGACCTTCGCGCTGGAACAATGGCCCCGACAGCAGCGCGTCGCAGGACCTGTTGGCGGACGGCGATCAGGGGACGTCGACCGTCGCCCTCGCCAGTGCCGCGGCCTTGAAGCCGGGCGATTTCGTTCTGCTCGACGAGGTCTCAGGCGCATCGTGGCAGGCGACGCCGGCGGGTTTTCCAGCGGGAGCGAAGGTCTGGCAAGGCGACCGCGTCGCCTGGAACATGCACTATCCGGTTCAGCCGGGCGACGACAATGCCGGTGCCAATGCCGGAGGTCCCTATGACCAGGCTCCCGGCGTGTTGCCGAAGTCGATGTCGTGGTTTGCCCGGACCGACCGGGCGACCGCCGAGATCAAGGAGATCGCCTCGGTGACCGGCAGCACGGTGACATTCACCTCGCCGCTCACGATCAGCTATCGCCGGGATCACCAAGCGCAGCTCACGCCTTATAGCACCGACCCGAACAGCGGTCGCCACGCCGCCAACAATCGCGACATCCACGTTGCCAAGGTGGGCGTCGAAGATCTGAGCATCGTCGGCGGGGCGGACGGCGCGTTGCGGTTCGAAGCCGCTGCTTATTCCTGGGCCAGATCCGTCGAGGTGACGCAATGGCTCGGCGAGGGCGTGGCGATCGACAATTCGTTCCGGGTCGAGCTCCGCGACTCCTACATCCACGCCGGCTCGTGGCCGCAGCCGGGCGGCGCCGGATACGCGATCAGCCTGGCGACGGGCTCCTCGGAGGTCCTGATCGAGAACAACATCCTCGTCGACGTCTGCAAGAACATGGTGTTCCGGTCGTCCGGCGCCGGCAGCGTCGTCGGCTATAACTATGCCGACGACTCGTTCGATTTCGACAATCCCGGCTGGGTCGAGGTCGGCATCAACGCGTCGCACATGGCCGGCGCCCATCACGTCCTGTTCGAAGGCAATCTGTCCCACAATGCCGACAGCGACTACACCCATGGCAACGCGATCTATCTGACCTTTTTCCGCAACCATCTCACCGGCCAGCGCCAGCGCTTCGTCGATCGTTCGGGCGTTCGAGCCGTCGGTCTCGCCTATGGCTCGTGGTGGGATTCGTTCGCCGGCAATGTGCTGGGCCGACCTGGACGCATGAGCGGTTGGAGCTACGACGATCCATCGATGCGGGCCGGAACGGCGGTTTGGGGGCAGGGCGGTGTCGGCAACGTCTGGGTGCTTGGCTACGACCCGGAGCGATGGACCATGGCGCCTGATCCGAAGACGCTGGCCACGGTGATCCGCGGCGGCAATTTCGACTATCTCACCGGCAAGGTGGTCTGGACGGACGCTCTCGCGGCGCAGCCGCTGCCGGCGTCGCTGTATCTGAGAGCCAAGCCCGGCTTTTTCGGCAGTCATCCGTGGCCCTGGGTGGACCCAACCGGGGATACCAAGCTGCATACGTTACCGGCCAAGGCGAGATTCGATGCGGGCGCGCCATTCGCGGCGGCGCCGGGATCAACGCAATAG
- a CDS encoding O-antigen ligase family protein, with amino-acid sequence MPGQICGAAAAISSRRTSKSFYLIASPDNVHGRYSRRLPGPRRSNILVRSMPRISATTSMSAGPRASAGTFDVCALIPVLAFAYSSLIQPLIYFGFPPSPGLQGLLESRIENRIFWPVLAAIAIVVAMQRLARGERLAAAPNIISLCVYFGLAGASIAWAFKPEFAFVRFVQEAMVLTAIVLPALLSRPSADILRGVFLCFAAGVILNVLLIPGGYATYAQYGNALVDIGYQGYFSGKNLLGEFAAIAFLLSVHELLYPGTRRALGIVVAVGAIVLIFFSSSKTALGLALVAPILAILTLALARTLRVAPLLILVAIILGYFVVGELAGFTTSRIAYLLTGDSSFTGRTTIWAFSNLEIAKRPLLGWGYQSFWLVGADAPSITDAPGWVKAMPNSHNGYYDAMLELGYVGFAFLLVFLAATVHVIGRVMKHDYKRAWILLSVALFVMLYNLLETLWLRAFDVTWVVFVLVTVEAARYWRRSQQSMPAAQPANRRSARWSRTRPAWRPRLGVRT; translated from the coding sequence ATGCCAGGGCAGATTTGCGGCGCGGCTGCAGCAATATCTTCCCGGCGCACGTCGAAGTCCTTTTATTTAATTGCATCTCCGGATAATGTTCACGGACGGTATTCCCGGCGGCTGCCGGGGCCGCGCCGTTCGAATATCCTGGTGAGATCGATGCCGAGAATTTCAGCGACGACGTCGATGTCGGCCGGGCCGCGCGCCTCCGCGGGGACGTTCGATGTCTGCGCGCTGATTCCGGTCCTCGCCTTCGCCTACTCGTCCCTCATTCAGCCGCTGATCTATTTTGGCTTCCCGCCGTCGCCCGGGCTCCAGGGCCTGCTCGAGAGCCGGATCGAGAACCGGATCTTCTGGCCTGTCCTCGCGGCCATCGCCATCGTCGTTGCGATGCAACGCCTCGCCCGCGGCGAGCGGCTTGCCGCTGCGCCCAACATCATCAGTCTCTGCGTCTATTTTGGATTGGCCGGCGCCAGCATCGCGTGGGCATTCAAACCCGAATTCGCCTTCGTCCGTTTCGTCCAGGAAGCGATGGTCCTCACCGCCATCGTGCTGCCCGCCCTGCTATCGAGGCCGAGCGCCGACATCCTGCGCGGCGTGTTCCTCTGCTTTGCAGCAGGGGTGATCCTCAATGTTCTGCTGATCCCCGGCGGTTACGCGACCTACGCGCAGTACGGCAACGCGCTGGTCGACATCGGTTACCAGGGCTACTTCTCGGGCAAGAACCTGCTGGGCGAGTTTGCCGCCATTGCGTTCCTGCTCTCGGTTCACGAGTTGCTCTATCCCGGAACGCGCCGCGCGCTCGGGATCGTCGTTGCCGTCGGTGCCATCGTCCTGATCTTCTTCTCGAGCTCGAAGACCGCGCTCGGCCTCGCTCTGGTCGCCCCGATCCTGGCCATCCTGACGCTGGCGCTTGCGAGAACGCTGCGGGTTGCACCGCTTCTGATCCTGGTGGCGATCATCCTCGGCTACTTCGTGGTCGGCGAGCTCGCGGGCTTCACGACCAGCCGCATCGCCTATCTGCTGACGGGTGATTCCAGCTTCACCGGCCGAACCACCATATGGGCCTTCTCTAACTTGGAGATCGCGAAGAGGCCGCTCCTGGGATGGGGCTATCAGAGCTTCTGGCTGGTCGGTGCCGACGCACCAAGCATCACCGATGCACCCGGCTGGGTGAAGGCCATGCCGAACTCCCACAACGGCTACTACGATGCGATGCTGGAACTTGGCTATGTCGGTTTTGCCTTTCTCCTCGTGTTTCTGGCGGCCACCGTTCACGTCATCGGCCGCGTGATGAAGCACGACTACAAGCGGGCGTGGATCCTGCTGTCCGTCGCGCTGTTCGTCATGCTCTATAACCTGCTCGAAACCCTGTGGCTGCGCGCGTTCGACGTGACCTGGGTGGTATTCGTGCTCGTCACGGTCGAGGCCGCGCGATACTGGCGGAGGTCGCAACAGAGCATGCCCGCCGCTCAGCCGGCGAACAGGCGGTCGGCTCGTTGGAGCCGTACACGGCCGGCTTGGCGGCCACGGCTCGGCGTCCGCACCTGA
- a CDS encoding WecB/TagA/CpsF family glycosyltransferase, whose product MLTTHELQEPGSPLYRVGRSGAGRDRPEVDAAALADAAIPDDLARDVYCVLGIPVDAIGMRGVLRRIRDAARRRSRLLISTPNLNFLVASQSNRSFRESLILSDLCTVDGMPVVWIARLLGIPIKSRTAGADIFDALKSEAAPANALKLFLFGGPEGAAERAARTLNGQSAGLQCVGWLNPGYLSAEELSRDHIIDEINASGADFLVASLSSVKGQSWLQRNHECLEIPVRAHLGAALNFQAGTVKRAPAILRQSGFEWLWRIKEEPYLWRRYWNDGTAMLGLMLTHVLPFVVWTWWMRRTHERGEALTITQDYGTRAVTLSLSGPADARHVDRAIPVFRAASASRKPVTIDFSNVCAMDARFLGLLLMLRKQLEAQGCTATFVGVSPLMARIFRFGGLDQQ is encoded by the coding sequence ATGCTGACCACGCATGAATTGCAGGAGCCGGGATCCCCCCTTTATCGCGTGGGGCGCTCCGGGGCGGGTCGCGATCGGCCGGAGGTCGATGCTGCCGCCCTGGCCGACGCCGCGATTCCCGACGACCTCGCGCGCGACGTCTATTGCGTCCTCGGAATACCGGTCGATGCCATCGGCATGCGCGGCGTACTGCGCCGCATCCGCGACGCTGCCCGACGCAGGAGCCGGCTTCTCATCTCGACTCCCAATCTCAACTTCCTGGTCGCCAGCCAGTCGAACAGGAGCTTCAGGGAGTCGCTGATCCTGAGCGATCTTTGCACGGTGGACGGCATGCCGGTGGTCTGGATCGCTAGGCTGCTTGGGATTCCGATCAAGAGCCGGACGGCCGGCGCCGATATCTTCGACGCGCTGAAGTCGGAGGCCGCGCCGGCAAACGCGCTGAAGCTCTTTCTTTTCGGTGGCCCGGAGGGGGCCGCCGAACGGGCCGCCCGGACGCTGAACGGCCAGTCGGCGGGATTGCAGTGCGTGGGCTGGTTGAACCCCGGCTATTTGTCGGCCGAGGAGTTGAGCCGGGATCACATCATCGACGAGATCAATGCCAGCGGGGCGGACTTCCTGGTTGCCTCGCTCAGCAGCGTGAAGGGACAATCATGGCTGCAGCGCAATCATGAGTGCCTCGAGATTCCAGTTCGCGCCCACCTCGGCGCCGCGCTCAACTTCCAGGCCGGGACGGTGAAGCGCGCACCGGCGATCCTGCGCCAATCAGGCTTCGAGTGGCTGTGGCGCATCAAGGAGGAGCCCTATCTCTGGCGCCGCTATTGGAACGATGGCACGGCGATGCTCGGCCTCATGCTCACCCACGTGTTGCCGTTCGTGGTGTGGACCTGGTGGATGCGCCGCACGCATGAGCGGGGTGAGGCGCTGACCATCACGCAGGACTATGGGACGCGCGCGGTCACGCTCAGCCTGTCGGGGCCCGCCGATGCGCGCCACGTAGACCGGGCCATTCCGGTGTTCCGCGCCGCTTCGGCGTCCCGCAAGCCGGTCACGATCGATTTCTCGAACGTCTGCGCCATGGATGCGCGCTTCCTCGGATTGCTGCTGATGCTGAGGAAGCAATTGGAAGCCCAGGGCTGTACCGCGACCTTCGTGGGCGTTTCGCCGCTGATGGCCCGCATCTTCCGCTTCGGCGGTCTGGACCAGCAATGA
- the opgC gene encoding OpgC domain-containing protein: MSAAGQKRRELLIDFYRSCAMLFVFYHHTANVFPDSVDLFTKFNPFAELFVVISGFMVGYVYLHKERHGELLARGLKVLAAYFVISVPVAVGMAVLGNKREPVGQAIFDVLTFQSEPTAITILKFYGLMFLLLPVILPMFKRGRLLVLASSAAIFVASTWFSNTSTAAKLESPAIILLLFSLQAQMFFVIGIWLGDLHRSNRLIGPAFYTALAGIFTFGLLLDYSLGFPSNGEKYPYRFDKLLNLLWTLPLLLALLWAVFARTRRSPAVSLILNVGQNSLIAFLGSEVVRQSVKLALLLGGVHPQVYGQTVMGLFDVVLVTAVLWLYRAHWLNRQTMLHPLSGP; the protein is encoded by the coding sequence GTGAGCGCAGCAGGCCAGAAGAGGCGCGAGCTTCTGATCGACTTCTATCGAAGCTGCGCGATGTTGTTCGTATTCTATCATCACACGGCCAACGTCTTTCCGGACTCCGTCGATCTGTTCACGAAATTCAACCCCTTCGCCGAACTGTTCGTCGTGATCTCGGGGTTCATGGTCGGGTACGTCTATCTGCACAAGGAGAGGCACGGAGAGCTCCTCGCCCGCGGCTTGAAGGTGCTCGCCGCCTATTTCGTCATCTCGGTGCCGGTCGCGGTCGGCATGGCTGTTCTGGGGAACAAGCGAGAGCCGGTGGGGCAGGCGATTTTCGACGTGCTGACGTTTCAGTCCGAGCCGACCGCCATCACAATCCTCAAGTTCTACGGGCTGATGTTCCTGCTGCTGCCGGTGATCCTGCCGATGTTCAAGCGCGGCAGGCTCCTGGTGCTCGCGTCGTCGGCTGCGATCTTCGTGGCCTCCACCTGGTTCAGCAACACGAGCACGGCAGCCAAGCTCGAGAGTCCCGCCATCATTCTGTTGCTGTTCTCGCTCCAAGCGCAGATGTTCTTCGTGATCGGTATCTGGCTCGGAGATCTCCATCGGTCCAACCGCTTGATCGGACCCGCGTTCTATACGGCGCTGGCGGGGATCTTCACCTTCGGGCTGCTGCTCGATTACAGCCTCGGCTTTCCCAGCAACGGCGAAAAATACCCCTATCGGTTCGACAAGCTCCTCAACCTGCTTTGGACATTGCCGCTGCTGTTGGCGCTGCTGTGGGCGGTGTTCGCGCGCACCCGGCGATCGCCGGCGGTCTCGCTCATCCTCAACGTCGGCCAGAACTCGCTGATCGCGTTCCTCGGGTCGGAGGTGGTGCGGCAATCGGTCAAGCTCGCGCTCCTCCTGGGCGGCGTCCACCCGCAGGTTTACGGCCAGACCGTGATGGGCCTGTTCGATGTCGTCCTGGTCACCGCGGTGCTTTGGCTCTACCGGGCGCACTGGCTGAACCGCCAGACAATGCTGCACCCGCTCAGCGGGCCGTAG
- a CDS encoding polysaccharide biosynthesis tyrosine autokinase, whose protein sequence is MALGFLRRHYLVIAITTVLSLLASFALLKILPPTYSADVKIMLGTTSKAAVVQPQPPVQDEPPLDMESQIEILKSKSIATAVIDKLNLADDPDFNGKASPLHGAVDAVRRLVGSAPQPNAPSMDDLLDEFQRRMNAFRIGTSTVVEVDFSASDPNRAAMIANAIVKEYFDQQLKADANEHRTITAWLHDRLQDLGNDATATERSVNELKSRYNIVSADGRFMDQQQVTELTNRLVAVRTRTASLMTRLNRFDDMLATSSADMTIDRVAAVSDFSPAELSGNVNPPDGLSLSNSNSTLIINSLRQQYLDNAKREYEYSAKYGKDHIAVVNIRATMKSIRQAIVDEVRRLADVAKHDYEESKQQQQEIEKQLAQAVVRSQDTRAAELSLRELETSAKSYRTLYDTFLQRYMGSVQQGSFPIAKARVISAATPPKKKIKPKSIVLMALGLFGGLALGGGLGLLAEVKDRSFRTTDQVEDRLRLPCLSVVPLLKRGEVDRFTKKATVNAVSKVEPDSSPRMVTRGPGTCWAASAMPTSRFAESIRSLKVAIDQDPSPTSRKVFGLTSALPNEGKSIIAASLAQLIANSGKRVIVVDCDLRNPSLSAMLAPDASTGIADIVLGGCQLADAVWTDPLTRLDFLPGTGAMQRDTSDILGNEQMRKLFEQLRAAYDYVIVDLPPLAPVVDARAISALLDSFVLVVEWGRTPAEVVEHALNTAPNVYDALFGVVLNKTNMKALKRYANHFGDYYNHKYYARYGSVMAE, encoded by the coding sequence ATGGCGCTGGGATTCCTGCGCCGGCACTATCTGGTGATTGCGATCACCACCGTGCTTTCGCTCCTGGCGAGCTTCGCCCTGCTGAAAATCCTGCCGCCCACCTACTCGGCCGACGTCAAGATCATGCTGGGCACCACCTCGAAGGCCGCAGTCGTCCAGCCGCAACCGCCCGTTCAGGACGAGCCGCCGCTCGACATGGAATCGCAGATCGAGATTCTCAAATCGAAGTCGATCGCGACAGCGGTCATCGACAAGCTCAATCTGGCGGACGATCCCGACTTCAACGGCAAAGCCAGCCCGCTGCATGGTGCGGTTGATGCGGTTCGCCGTCTCGTGGGTTCGGCGCCGCAGCCGAACGCGCCCTCGATGGACGATCTCCTCGACGAATTCCAGCGCAGAATGAACGCCTTCAGAATTGGCACGAGCACGGTCGTCGAGGTCGATTTCAGCGCCAGCGACCCCAATCGGGCGGCGATGATCGCCAACGCCATCGTCAAGGAGTATTTCGATCAGCAGTTGAAGGCGGACGCGAACGAGCACCGCACAATCACCGCCTGGCTTCACGACCGCCTGCAGGATCTCGGCAACGACGCGACCGCGACCGAACGTTCCGTGAACGAGCTGAAAAGCCGGTACAACATCGTCTCGGCCGACGGCAGGTTCATGGACCAGCAGCAGGTCACCGAGCTCACCAACCGTCTGGTGGCAGTGCGCACGCGTACCGCCTCGCTGATGACCCGGCTCAATCGGTTCGACGACATGCTCGCGACGAGCAGTGCCGATATGACGATCGACCGCGTAGCCGCGGTCTCCGACTTCTCCCCGGCAGAGCTCAGCGGCAATGTCAATCCGCCCGACGGTCTCTCCTTGAGCAATTCGAACAGCACGCTCATCATCAACAGCTTGCGTCAGCAATACCTCGATAACGCCAAGCGCGAGTACGAGTATTCCGCCAAATATGGCAAGGATCATATCGCGGTCGTCAATATTCGCGCGACGATGAAGAGCATCCGCCAGGCTATCGTCGACGAGGTGCGGCGCCTTGCCGACGTCGCCAAGCACGATTACGAGGAGTCCAAGCAGCAGCAGCAGGAGATCGAGAAGCAGCTTGCACAGGCCGTTGTCCGGTCGCAGGATACCAGGGCGGCCGAGCTCAGCCTCCGCGAGCTGGAGACCAGCGCCAAGAGCTATCGCACGCTCTACGACACCTTTCTTCAGCGCTACATGGGCTCAGTCCAGCAGGGCTCCTTCCCGATTGCGAAGGCGCGGGTGATCTCAGCGGCCACGCCGCCGAAGAAGAAGATCAAGCCGAAGTCCATCGTGCTGATGGCGCTCGGCCTGTTCGGGGGCCTGGCGCTCGGCGGCGGCCTCGGCCTGCTCGCAGAAGTCAAGGACCGCAGCTTTCGGACGACCGACCAGGTCGAGGATCGCCTGCGCCTGCCCTGCCTCTCGGTCGTCCCTCTGCTCAAACGAGGCGAGGTCGACCGGTTCACCAAGAAGGCGACAGTCAACGCCGTTTCCAAGGTCGAACCCGATTCCAGCCCGCGAATGGTGACGAGAGGCCCCGGAACCTGCTGGGCCGCATCCGCCATGCCCACATCGCGCTTCGCCGAATCCATCCGCTCGTTGAAAGTCGCCATCGACCAGGATCCAAGCCCGACGTCGCGGAAGGTCTTCGGACTGACGTCCGCCCTGCCCAACGAAGGCAAGTCGATCATCGCCGCGTCGCTGGCTCAGCTCATCGCAAATTCAGGCAAGCGTGTGATCGTGGTCGATTGCGACCTCAGGAATCCGTCGCTTTCCGCCATGCTGGCCCCCGATGCCAGCACTGGGATCGCCGACATCGTCCTGGGAGGATGCCAGCTCGCAGACGCAGTCTGGACCGACCCGCTGACGCGCCTGGATTTCCTGCCGGGAACGGGTGCCATGCAGCGCGACACCAGCGACATCCTCGGCAACGAGCAGATGCGCAAGCTGTTCGAGCAGCTGCGGGCAGCCTATGACTACGTCATCGTCGATCTTCCGCCGCTCGCGCCCGTTGTCGACGCGCGCGCCATCTCCGCGCTGCTCGACAGCTTCGTCCTCGTCGTGGAATGGGGGCGCACGCCGGCCGAGGTGGTCGAGCACGCGCTGAACACGGCTCCCAACGTCTACGATGCTCTGTTCGGCGTCGTGCTCAACAAGACGAACATGAAGGCGCTGAAGCGCTACGCCAATCATTTCGGCGACTACTACAACCACAAATATTACGCCCGTTACGGGAGCGTGATGGCCGAGTAG
- a CDS encoding response regulator transcription factor → MSMPAATLLMVEDDPEISRLVSDFMRREGFEIEVAATAPAMDAVLRRLRPDLIILDLMLPGEDGLSICRRLRQSDDIPILMLSAKSDEIDRVVGLELGADDYMVKPFGPRELLARVRALLRRTQASPPRDASRRFGFDRFVLDVDARSIEIVDAQAAPVQLTSAEFDLLACFVQRPRRVLSRDQILDWTRGRSAEPFDRTVDMLISRLRRKLDAASPGTNLITTVRNGGYLFTATVRPVA, encoded by the coding sequence ATGAGCATGCCTGCGGCCACGCTTTTGATGGTGGAGGACGACCCGGAGATCAGCCGGCTCGTCAGCGATTTCATGCGCCGGGAAGGGTTCGAGATCGAGGTCGCCGCCACGGCGCCGGCGATGGATGCCGTGCTGCGGCGGCTGCGGCCCGATCTCATCATTCTCGACCTGATGCTGCCGGGAGAGGACGGGCTTTCGATCTGCCGCCGGCTGCGGCAGAGCGACGACATTCCCATCCTGATGCTGTCGGCCAAGAGCGACGAGATCGATCGCGTGGTCGGGCTGGAGCTCGGCGCCGATGATTACATGGTCAAGCCGTTCGGGCCGCGCGAGCTATTGGCCCGCGTTCGGGCGCTGCTGCGGCGCACCCAGGCGAGCCCACCGCGTGACGCGAGCCGGCGTTTCGGTTTCGACCGGTTCGTACTCGACGTCGATGCCCGCAGCATCGAGATCGTGGATGCGCAGGCCGCGCCGGTCCAGCTGACCTCGGCGGAGTTCGACCTGCTCGCCTGCTTCGTGCAGCGGCCACGGCGGGTGTTGAGCCGCGACCAGATCCTGGACTGGACGCGCGGCCGCTCCGCCGAGCCGTTCGACCGCACCGTCGACATGCTGATCTCGCGGCTGCGGCGCAAGCTCGATGCCGCAAGCCCGGGAACGAACCTGATCACCACCGTCCGCAACGGCGGATACCTGTTCACGGCGACGGTGAGGCCGGTGGCGTGA